The Miscanthus floridulus cultivar M001 chromosome 7, ASM1932011v1, whole genome shotgun sequence genome includes a region encoding these proteins:
- the LOC136462549 gene encoding uncharacterized protein, which produces MKPAWGNPAGLKIRTIGEKGENKFVAEFGSARDKERVLSSSPWMVKKYGVLLQEYDGSLSASSIVFDKVEMWVRILDLPIGWMNRDKGSHVMDMIGKVVSMDVDADGKASGAFLRVRVAIDIDRPFRRGILLRLKRREEPKWFKVQYEKLPYICFSCGKLGHTDLECPTPAVRNEEGKLPYDVQLRAPEEKRRRLQSFAGAAAETFGSGSSSGFYHTRQSNQSGDRSSRTGSRYSDSVMGESEEQEVQSPLKEDRVDVARRNNEGGQGASRKLDMMDEEGRRPGPRKRKSKGATPATHTPDLNIPVDG; this is translated from the coding sequence ATGAAGCCAGCCTGGGGCAATCCAGCTGGACTGAAGATCAGGACCATCGGGGAGAAGGGGGAAAACAAGTTTGTGGCTGAGTTTGGAAGTGCCCGGGACAAGGAGCGTGTGCTGTCAAGCTCGCCATGGATGGTGAAAAAGTATGGCGTGTTGCTGCAAGAATATGATGGGTCTCTCAGTGCGTCAAGCATTGTGTTCGACAAAGTTGAGATGTGGGTAAGGATCTTAGATCTGCCAATTGGTTGGATGAACAGAGATAAGGGTTCACATGTCATGGACATGATTGGCAAGGTTGTTTCCATGGACGTGGATGCCGATGGAAAAGCCAGTGGAGCCTTTCTCCGGGTGAGGGTCGCCATTGACATTGACAGACCCTTCCGGAGGGGCATCCTACTCAGACTAAAGCGACGAGAAGAACCGAAGTGGTTTAAGGTTCAGTATGAGAAGCTCCCATACATTTGTTTCTCATGCGGTAAATTGGGGCATACTGATTTGGAGTGTCCAACTCCAGCTGTTAGAAATGAGGAGGGGAAGTTGCCATACGATGTTCAGTTGAGAGCACCGGAGGAGAAGAGACGCCGGCTGCAGTCCTTTGCCGGGGCAGCAGCAGAGACTTTTGGGAGTGGCTCCTCCTCGGGCTTTTACCACACACGTCAATCGAATCAGTCGGGGGACCGGAGCTCTAGAACCGGATCTCGCTACTCTGATAGCGTGATGGGGGAATCGGAGGAACAAGAGGTGCAATCACCTCTGAAGGAGGACCGGGTGGACGTGGCTAGAAGAAACAATGAAGGTGGGCAGGGTGCAAGCAGGAAGCTTGATATGATGGATGAGGAGGGGCGCCGGCCGGGTCCTCGCAAGAGGAAGTCAAAAGGAGCTACCCCAGCCACACATACACCTGACCTGAACATTCCGGTGGATGGATGA